One segment of Paenibacillus rhizovicinus DNA contains the following:
- a CDS encoding type 2 periplasmic-binding domain-containing protein yields the protein MKKSIWVSLMLVLISSVVLSACGSSTKEDNAGAANAGAGAADASSKPVSIGFFAPQGKAPLEDNDYTKYIEQKFNVNIKWDLAPTDALVDRRQLLLASGDYPEVFLEGKFTNSDLMTYGKQGVLVPLNDLIDKYAPNLKALMDKTPYLKEAMTAPDGNIYGIPRYNECYHCTFSQKYWMNKEWLDKVGLGVPTTTDELYNVLKAFKTKDPNGNGKADEIPMTGAPNKYVWNGNIDSFLMNAFIYNDNDKYLTVTDGKVDFAANKPEWKEGLAYMHKLYSEGLIDKASFTQNDQAVSQLGNREGDEIVGSITTALLSYLVNTYDDKITRNQHWVIVPPLKGPEGVQLAGMSQGFGEFAMAITNKASEAQQIAAIKIADYAFTEEGALFSEYGVKEGIGWKKANADEKNIDGKPAKYSFDNLTPLDPNVVRNDSWSLLGPKDLSKNFRDLFATAQNPLTAAGYEKRLADATSAYAPYAPKETYPSSAFVRPEDTDTMAQLATSIKDYVQSNMSQFIIGDKNLDKDWDAYVKGFDGLNLSQYIQIYQSAIEKK from the coding sequence TTGAAAAAGTCCATTTGGGTATCGCTTATGCTTGTATTGATCAGCAGTGTCGTACTGTCCGCTTGCGGCAGCAGCACGAAGGAAGACAACGCCGGCGCGGCGAACGCGGGAGCCGGGGCGGCGGACGCTTCGTCCAAGCCGGTGAGCATCGGATTCTTCGCTCCGCAGGGCAAGGCGCCGCTCGAAGACAACGACTACACGAAATACATCGAACAGAAATTCAACGTGAACATTAAATGGGATCTGGCGCCGACGGATGCGCTCGTCGACCGCAGACAGCTGCTGCTTGCAAGCGGCGACTACCCGGAAGTGTTCCTGGAAGGCAAATTCACCAACTCGGACCTGATGACGTACGGCAAACAAGGCGTGCTTGTTCCGCTGAACGATCTGATCGATAAATACGCGCCGAACTTGAAGGCGCTGATGGACAAGACGCCGTACCTGAAAGAAGCGATGACGGCGCCGGACGGCAACATTTACGGCATTCCGCGCTACAACGAATGCTACCACTGCACGTTCTCCCAGAAGTATTGGATGAATAAAGAATGGCTCGACAAGGTCGGACTTGGCGTGCCGACGACGACGGACGAGCTGTACAACGTCCTGAAAGCGTTCAAGACGAAGGACCCGAACGGCAACGGCAAAGCGGACGAAATTCCGATGACCGGCGCACCGAACAAATACGTGTGGAACGGCAACATCGATTCGTTCCTGATGAATGCGTTCATTTATAACGATAACGACAAGTACTTGACCGTGACGGACGGCAAAGTCGATTTCGCGGCGAACAAGCCGGAGTGGAAAGAAGGCCTGGCTTACATGCACAAGCTGTACAGCGAAGGCTTGATCGACAAAGCGTCCTTCACGCAGAACGACCAAGCGGTCAGCCAGCTCGGCAACCGCGAAGGCGACGAGATCGTCGGCTCCATCACGACGGCGCTGCTCAGCTATCTGGTCAATACGTACGACGACAAGATCACGCGCAATCAGCATTGGGTGATCGTGCCGCCGCTTAAAGGGCCGGAAGGCGTTCAGCTTGCGGGCATGTCGCAGGGCTTCGGCGAATTCGCGATGGCCATTACGAACAAAGCGAGCGAAGCGCAGCAAATCGCGGCAATCAAAATCGCCGATTATGCATTCACCGAAGAAGGCGCGCTGTTCAGCGAATACGGCGTGAAAGAAGGCATCGGCTGGAAGAAGGCCAATGCGGACGAGAAGAATATCGACGGCAAGCCTGCCAAATACAGCTTCGACAACCTGACGCCGCTCGACCCGAATGTCGTTCGCAACGACAGCTGGTCGCTGCTGGGACCGAAGGATCTCTCGAAAAACTTCCGCGACCTGTTCGCGACGGCCCAAAATCCGCTGACCGCAGCCGGCTACGAGAAGCGCCTTGCGGACGCGACGAGCGCTTACGCGCCTTACGCGCCGAAAGAAACGTACCCGTCCAGCGCATTCGTGCGTCCGGAGGATACGGATACGATGGCGCAATTGGCCACGTCGATCAAAGACTACGTCCAGTCCAACATGTCGCAATTCATCATCGGCGACAAGAACCTCGACAAGGATTGGGATGCTTACGTGAAAGGGTTCGACGGTCTGAACCTGTCGCAGTACATCCAAATCTACCAGTCGGCCATAGAGAAAAAATAA
- a CDS encoding alpha-mannosidase, with product MNRIHRFIRTLSERQWAETQPLRDWHIRKTRYGLPGEYDTLPGGEGSTQTDIQLDGEYGITYFLTKQISIPQHWEPGTAGLTVNGGGEGLLRVNGASYQGVDRNHNVVPLYLEGAGLDPLLEFELFDPIPEPVDPLNNQAPVNPPVTKLDVKLVRFNKPVQQLLYSVQAVYETIQLLPEQDSNRGRQLDVLYEAMQACERLTEEEWLDGVQATDIERRLADRIVSLFPTAPTQGKMHLVGQSHIDIAWLWPVRETVRKVSRTFSTMTSLMEEYPDFNYSQSQPLLYAFVKEHDPALYAKIKQAVADGRWELVGGMWVEPDLNIPSGESLVRQILHGQQFYRDEFGKGSAIEWLPDTFGYCASLPQILKLAGVDYFMTTKLNWNDTNKFPHELFRWVGIDGTPIVSYLSYALNENTRPKNVNTSWQAYRQKDKLNELMLLYGHGDGGGGVTRDMIEFAQRSELMPGLPAGSFSTAGAFFDEVGKVAQTLPEWHGDLYLELHRGTLTTHGRNKRSNRKAEVLYREAEIWGSLARAYTGAAVNAEAMNEGWKLMLLNQFHDIIPGTAITETYQTSAAEYEDVFTLGGRELDHALLALAGGINAAGEGTPYVVFNSLGWERDETILVSGGAELAAVCAYDEAGIRLPSDWLADDASADKAGLTQGGLLVTVPAIPAFGYKTIWLRKPVGEAAPKRAAAADTADLDAWETVHYRLEFNDRGEIVRWLDKAAQRELLLPGAKANELQFFHDKPTYWDAWDIDPKYEQQPASKAELIGKRVISSGDAADIIRFEWRLGESSITQDMILYPHQKRVDFKTRVDWRESHKLLKVAFPIDIVSTKAAYEIPFGALERPTHRNTSWEQAQYEVCGHRWADISEGSYGVSLMNDCKYGYDIKDGVLRLSLLRAPKWPDATADQGEHEFTYSLLPHEQDWRHAEVVRRAAELNQPAVALRVPAGSGEGKEQLPATNTLLRLDSRTVVLDTVKPAERGEGIVLRFYESTGSRDRIVFQLPPSVKQATVVNLLEDELEACSVGADGTVTLAFKPFEIKSIHLS from the coding sequence ATGAATCGGATTCATCGATTTATTCGTACGTTGTCGGAGCGCCAATGGGCGGAGACGCAGCCTCTGCGGGACTGGCATATTAGGAAGACCCGCTATGGGTTGCCGGGGGAATACGACACGCTTCCCGGCGGCGAGGGAAGCACGCAAACGGATATTCAGCTCGATGGCGAGTATGGGATTACATACTTCCTGACCAAGCAGATTTCGATCCCGCAGCATTGGGAACCGGGTACGGCCGGCCTGACCGTCAACGGCGGCGGAGAGGGCCTGCTTCGCGTAAACGGAGCGTCCTATCAGGGCGTCGACCGTAATCATAACGTCGTGCCATTATATTTGGAAGGAGCTGGACTCGATCCGCTGCTGGAATTCGAACTGTTCGATCCGATTCCGGAGCCGGTCGATCCGCTGAACAATCAAGCGCCGGTCAACCCGCCCGTGACGAAGCTGGACGTGAAGCTTGTCCGTTTCAATAAACCGGTGCAGCAATTGCTTTACAGCGTGCAGGCCGTCTATGAAACGATACAGCTGCTGCCCGAGCAGGACAGCAACCGCGGTCGTCAGCTCGACGTCTTGTATGAAGCGATGCAGGCTTGCGAACGCTTGACCGAAGAAGAATGGCTGGATGGCGTGCAGGCGACGGATATCGAGCGCCGTCTCGCGGATCGGATCGTATCCCTATTCCCGACTGCTCCAACGCAAGGAAAGATGCACTTGGTCGGCCAATCGCATATCGATATCGCCTGGTTATGGCCCGTGCGCGAGACGGTTCGCAAAGTAAGCCGCACCTTCTCCACGATGACGTCGCTGATGGAGGAATATCCGGACTTCAACTATTCCCAAAGCCAGCCGCTCTTGTACGCCTTCGTGAAGGAACATGATCCCGCGCTGTATGCGAAAATCAAGCAGGCGGTCGCCGATGGCCGTTGGGAGCTCGTCGGCGGCATGTGGGTGGAACCGGATTTGAACATTCCGAGCGGCGAGTCGCTCGTCCGCCAAATCCTCCACGGCCAGCAGTTCTACAGAGACGAATTCGGGAAAGGCTCGGCGATCGAATGGCTGCCCGATACGTTCGGCTATTGCGCCTCGCTGCCGCAGATTCTGAAGCTGGCCGGCGTCGATTACTTCATGACGACCAAGCTGAATTGGAACGATACGAACAAATTCCCGCATGAATTGTTCCGCTGGGTCGGCATCGACGGCACGCCGATCGTCTCCTACCTCAGCTACGCGCTGAACGAGAACACGCGGCCGAAGAACGTGAATACTTCGTGGCAGGCTTACCGGCAGAAGGACAAGCTGAACGAGCTGATGCTGCTGTACGGGCACGGCGACGGCGGCGGCGGCGTGACGCGCGACATGATCGAGTTCGCGCAGCGCAGCGAGCTGATGCCGGGCCTCCCTGCCGGCAGCTTCAGCACGGCTGGCGCCTTCTTCGACGAAGTCGGCAAAGTCGCGCAGACATTGCCGGAATGGCATGGCGATCTGTATCTGGAGCTGCACCGCGGCACCTTGACGACGCATGGGCGGAACAAGCGCAGCAACCGGAAGGCGGAAGTGCTGTATCGCGAAGCGGAAATTTGGGGCTCGCTCGCCCGTGCTTATACGGGCGCGGCCGTGAATGCCGAAGCCATGAACGAAGGCTGGAAGCTGATGCTGCTCAATCAGTTTCATGACATCATTCCGGGTACGGCCATTACGGAGACGTACCAGACGTCGGCTGCGGAATACGAGGACGTATTCACCCTCGGCGGCAGGGAGCTGGATCATGCGCTGCTTGCGCTGGCCGGAGGGATTAATGCGGCTGGCGAGGGCACGCCTTATGTCGTCTTCAACAGTCTCGGCTGGGAGCGGGACGAAACGATCCTCGTTTCGGGAGGAGCGGAGCTGGCGGCGGTCTGCGCTTATGACGAAGCGGGCATCCGGCTGCCAAGCGACTGGCTGGCGGACGATGCGTCCGCGGATAAAGCCGGGCTGACGCAAGGCGGCTTGCTCGTGACGGTTCCGGCGATTCCTGCCTTCGGCTACAAGACGATCTGGCTGAGGAAGCCGGTTGGCGAGGCCGCGCCGAAGAGAGCTGCAGCAGCGGACACGGCTGATCTGGATGCGTGGGAGACGGTGCATTACCGGCTGGAATTCAATGACCGCGGCGAAATCGTCCGCTGGCTGGACAAGGCGGCGCAGCGCGAGCTTCTTCTGCCGGGCGCCAAAGCGAACGAGCTGCAGTTCTTCCATGACAAGCCGACGTACTGGGATGCTTGGGATATCGATCCCAAGTACGAACAGCAGCCGGCAAGCAAGGCCGAATTGATCGGGAAACGGGTCATCTCGTCCGGCGATGCCGCCGATATTATCCGTTTCGAGTGGCGTCTTGGCGAATCGAGCATTACGCAGGATATGATTCTCTATCCGCATCAGAAACGGGTGGATTTCAAAACTCGCGTGGATTGGCGGGAAAGCCATAAATTGTTGAAGGTGGCGTTCCCGATCGACATCGTATCCACCAAAGCGGCGTATGAAATCCCGTTCGGCGCCCTGGAGCGTCCGACCCACCGGAATACGAGCTGGGAGCAAGCGCAGTATGAAGTGTGCGGGCATCGCTGGGCGGATATTTCGGAAGGCAGCTATGGGGTCAGCCTCATGAACGACTGCAAATACGGCTATGACATCAAGGACGGCGTTCTTCGCCTTTCCCTGCTGCGCGCGCCGAAGTGGCCGGATGCGACAGCGGATCAAGGCGAGCATGAATTCACGTATTCGCTGCTTCCGCACGAGCAGGATTGGCGGCATGCCGAGGTCGTTCGCCGGGCGGCGGAATTGAACCAACCGGCTGTCGCTCTTCGGGTGCCGGCTGGAAGCGGGGAAGGCAAGGAGCAGCTGCCGGCGACGAATACCCTCCTGCGATTGGACAGCCGCACGGTCGTGCTGGATACCGTCAAGCCCGCGGAACGCGGCGAAGGCATCGTTCTTCGTTTCTATGAATCGACCGGCAGCCGAGACCGGATCGTATTCCAACTGCCTCCATCCGTGAAGCAGGCGACCGTGGTCAATTTGCTGGAAGACGAACTGGAAGCCTGCAGCGTCGGAGCGGATGGCACAGTAACGCTCGCGTTCAAGCCGTTTGAAATCAAATCGATCCACTTGTCATAA
- a CDS encoding carbohydrate ABC transporter permease — MLTKTKIREPFGDRVLLVTIYVLLGALTLTVLYPLLYILSSSLSSPNAVVSGQIWLYPVEFSLKAYKSIFQSSQLMRGYYNSIVYTVIGTFINVAFTVLMAFPLSQRAMAGRKYIMILMMITMFFSGGLIPTYLLVKNLHLLDTRWALWLPSAFSVFQVIIARTFFMSSIPMELQEASQIDGCRDTRYLWSIVLPLSKPILAVMTLMYAVGHWNAYFDALIYLRSEALFPLQYVLRNMLILNAADPEMLANTAQKLRDQGFEQVLKYALIVVACIPVLIMYPFVQKHFVKGVMIGSLKG; from the coding sequence ATGTTGACCAAAACGAAAATCCGGGAACCGTTCGGCGACCGCGTCCTGCTCGTCACGATTTACGTGCTGCTCGGCGCGCTGACGCTGACGGTGCTGTACCCGCTGCTTTATATTCTCAGCTCGTCGCTCAGCTCGCCGAACGCCGTCGTGTCCGGGCAAATATGGCTGTATCCGGTCGAGTTCTCGCTGAAAGCCTACAAGTCGATTTTTCAAAGCTCGCAGCTGATGCGCGGCTACTACAACAGCATCGTATACACGGTGATCGGCACGTTCATCAACGTCGCCTTTACCGTCTTGATGGCATTCCCGCTGTCGCAGCGTGCGATGGCAGGGCGCAAGTACATCATGATTCTGATGATGATCACGATGTTCTTCAGCGGCGGACTTATTCCTACTTACCTGCTGGTCAAAAACCTGCATTTGCTCGATACCCGCTGGGCGTTATGGCTTCCGAGCGCATTCTCCGTCTTCCAGGTCATTATCGCCAGAACCTTCTTCATGTCGTCGATTCCGATGGAACTGCAGGAGGCTTCCCAGATTGACGGCTGCCGGGATACCCGCTATCTATGGAGCATCGTGCTGCCGTTGTCGAAGCCGATTCTCGCCGTAATGACGCTGATGTACGCGGTCGGTCACTGGAACGCTTACTTCGATGCGCTGATATACTTGCGGTCCGAAGCGCTGTTCCCGCTGCAGTACGTCCTTCGCAACATGCTGATCCTGAATGCGGCCGATCCGGAGATGCTGGCGAATACGGCCCAGAAGCTGCGGGACCAAGGCTTCGAGCAAGTGCTCAAATATGCGCTGATCGTCGTGGCCTGCATACCGGTGCTCATCATGTACCCGTTCGTGCAGAAGCATTTTGTCAAAGGCGTCATGATCGGTTCCTTGAAGGGCTAA
- a CDS encoding helix-turn-helix domain-containing protein, giving the protein MNSSWFRKLLLSYLPVFVVVVTILFLVFFQSLSEQNRKQALKADEFLTEQAVRMTDSSLKALDYQILRDTLSSDDLKRFFRTDSEDVYGNIVANQRMDDWKLNYGIIDSVYLIRLKDHFVLGDGSGLLSDFQDQSFIAPYIEQRALAGKWSGKRGYKPYESSDPSDVITLVQGYPQLTSVKSGYIVVNVSLSKLKTTIAPMYNPDLTFIRFSDTQGGILMDDGTDKHEQSSVLTRYVSPYTGWVVESGPASGSLSRIVLNFYSIWVIIALAVVLLGVAWVVHVTRRNYKPISQLVSLIRTSALIKPEIGHLGQPGGNEFGFIQGALEHLMEETTRTRQKDKETIILQKKHRFQEAVEGTVSVRETEWQTDLLAFHVNPAGPLAFMLELEIDRYSQFADRYQPQDQSVLKFVVSSVTQEIAGLSSASTWAEWVTDRRLSAIVWVPAGADGPSLSLAIGGQIVAWVRSNLSFTVTIGVHGMAANLEEIRRSHEIARNLLQYKAVLGMGCLLDAARLDGSEYRAHDYFGTIHALAQAIRLAESGWRRHMDELFEQITDSVSSRKEIESFMQFLHQQLNRVFLELSKDYRNVWKDIGAELLELLAAWESLADLQQGCTLIFEAATVKLLVLKDSQRTRAVIGDIRAYIEENYPNPELSLDHLSDKFAIHAKNISKLFKEEAGCNFVDFLIGLRMDKAKQLLISTSKSLQEISAEVGYFNYNSFNRAFKNVAGFSPSDYRKQQADR; this is encoded by the coding sequence ATGAACAGCAGCTGGTTTCGGAAATTGCTCTTATCCTATCTTCCCGTGTTCGTCGTGGTCGTCACGATTCTGTTCCTCGTCTTCTTCCAGTCGCTCAGCGAGCAGAATCGCAAGCAAGCGCTGAAAGCGGACGAGTTCCTTACCGAGCAGGCCGTCCGCATGACGGACAGTTCCTTGAAAGCGCTCGATTATCAAATTTTACGCGATACGCTGTCGTCCGACGATCTGAAGCGTTTCTTCCGCACGGACAGCGAGGACGTGTACGGCAACATCGTAGCCAACCAGCGGATGGACGACTGGAAGCTGAACTACGGCATTATCGACTCCGTTTATCTCATTCGGCTGAAAGATCATTTCGTCCTGGGGGACGGATCGGGCCTGCTGTCGGATTTTCAAGATCAATCGTTTATAGCGCCTTATATCGAGCAGCGCGCTTTAGCCGGCAAATGGTCGGGGAAGCGCGGCTACAAGCCGTATGAATCGTCTGACCCGTCGGACGTCATTACGCTGGTGCAAGGGTACCCGCAATTGACGTCGGTGAAGAGCGGGTATATCGTCGTCAACGTCAGCTTGTCGAAGCTGAAAACAACGATAGCCCCGATGTACAATCCGGATTTGACGTTCATTCGGTTTAGCGACACCCAAGGCGGCATTCTGATGGATGACGGCACCGACAAGCACGAGCAGAGCAGCGTGCTGACCCGTTATGTGTCTCCGTATACCGGCTGGGTGGTCGAGAGCGGTCCGGCCAGCGGCAGCCTATCCCGGATCGTGCTTAATTTCTACAGCATTTGGGTCATCATCGCTCTTGCGGTCGTGCTGCTCGGCGTCGCCTGGGTCGTGCATGTTACGCGCCGCAATTACAAGCCGATCAGCCAGCTCGTCTCGCTCATTCGAACGAGCGCGCTGATCAAGCCCGAAATCGGCCATCTAGGCCAGCCTGGCGGCAATGAATTCGGCTTCATCCAAGGCGCGCTGGAGCATCTGATGGAGGAAACGACGCGAACGAGGCAGAAGGACAAGGAAACGATCATCCTGCAGAAGAAGCACCGGTTCCAAGAAGCGGTCGAGGGAACGGTTTCGGTTCGCGAAACGGAATGGCAGACGGATTTGCTTGCCTTTCACGTGAATCCGGCGGGGCCGCTGGCCTTCATGCTGGAGTTGGAAATCGACCGCTATTCGCAGTTTGCCGACCGTTACCAGCCTCAGGACCAATCGGTGCTGAAGTTCGTCGTCTCGAGCGTCACGCAAGAGATCGCCGGTCTGAGCAGCGCCTCGACATGGGCGGAATGGGTCACGGACCGCAGATTGTCCGCCATCGTGTGGGTGCCGGCCGGCGCGGACGGTCCCTCGCTCAGCCTCGCGATCGGCGGGCAAATCGTAGCGTGGGTGCGCAGCAACTTAAGCTTCACCGTCACGATCGGCGTGCACGGCATGGCGGCGAATCTCGAGGAAATCAGGCGTTCGCACGAAATCGCGCGCAATCTGCTGCAATATAAAGCGGTGCTCGGCATGGGATGTCTGCTCGATGCGGCGAGGCTGGACGGGTCGGAATATCGCGCGCATGATTATTTCGGCACGATCCATGCGCTGGCGCAGGCCATCCGGCTTGCCGAGAGCGGCTGGCGCAGGCATATGGACGAGCTGTTCGAGCAGATTACGGATTCCGTCTCGTCGCGGAAGGAAATCGAAAGCTTCATGCAGTTTCTGCACCAGCAGCTGAACCGGGTCTTCCTGGAATTGTCCAAGGATTATCGCAACGTCTGGAAGGATATAGGCGCGGAATTGCTGGAGCTGCTCGCCGCTTGGGAGTCGCTGGCCGATTTGCAGCAGGGATGCACGCTGATCTTCGAGGCGGCGACCGTCAAGTTGCTCGTCTTGAAGGACTCGCAGCGGACGCGGGCCGTCATCGGCGATATTCGGGCCTATATCGAGGAGAATTATCCGAACCCGGAGCTGTCGCTCGATCATTTAAGCGATAAGTTCGCCATCCATGCCAAGAACATCAGCAAGCTGTTCAAGGAGGAAGCCGGCTGCAATTTCGTCGATTTCCTGATCGGACTGCGGATGGACAAGGCGAAGCAGCTGCTGATCTCGACGAGCAAGTCGCTTCAGGAGATCAGCGCGGAGGTCGGCTATTTCAACTACAATTCCTTTAACCGGGCCTTTAAGAACGTGGCCGGATTCTCGCCGAGCGATTATCGCAAACAGCAAGCGGACCGCTAA
- a CDS encoding ABC transporter permease — translation MQQTWTRVRRSWELYLLVLLPVLYLLIFQYIPMFGVIIAFKDFNIIKGILGSPWVGFKHFTDLFQSPNFPLLIKNTLLISLYSLLAGFPIPILLALALNEIRTGFFKRSVQMITYAPHFISTVVMVSIIILMLSPHVGVVDRLFSFLGWSDTNFMGEPKLFKSIYVWSGVWQEMGYASIIYIAALSGVDPSLYEAARMDGASRLKKILYIDLPSLLPIAVTMLILSLGSVMGVGFEKIYLMQNSLNVSTSEVISTYVYKVGLLGANFSFSSAVGLFNSIINLVLLVSVNAIARRVSENSLW, via the coding sequence ATGCAACAGACATGGACGAGAGTGAGGCGGAGCTGGGAGCTGTATCTCCTTGTTCTACTTCCGGTGCTATATCTACTTATCTTCCAATATATCCCGATGTTCGGGGTAATCATCGCATTCAAGGATTTCAATATCATTAAAGGGATCTTGGGCAGCCCGTGGGTCGGCTTCAAGCATTTCACCGATCTGTTCCAATCGCCGAACTTCCCGCTGCTGATCAAGAATACGCTGCTGATCAGCCTGTATTCCTTGCTGGCGGGCTTCCCGATTCCGATTCTGCTGGCGCTGGCGCTGAACGAAATCCGGACGGGCTTCTTCAAACGTTCCGTGCAGATGATCACGTACGCGCCCCATTTCATCTCGACCGTCGTCATGGTGTCGATCATCATCCTGATGCTTTCGCCGCATGTCGGCGTCGTGGACCGGTTGTTCTCGTTCCTCGGCTGGTCGGACACGAACTTCATGGGCGAACCGAAGTTGTTCAAATCCATCTACGTCTGGTCCGGTGTCTGGCAGGAGATGGGGTATGCCTCCATTATCTACATCGCCGCATTGTCCGGCGTCGATCCTTCGCTCTACGAAGCGGCGCGCATGGACGGCGCGTCCCGATTGAAGAAGATTCTCTATATTGATTTGCCGTCGCTGCTTCCGATCGCGGTTACGATGCTGATCCTCAGTTTGGGCAGCGTCATGGGAGTCGGGTTTGAAAAAATCTACTTGATGCAAAATTCGCTCAACGTGAGCACGTCAGAGGTTATTTCCACCTACGTCTACAAGGTCGGTCTCCTCGGAGCCAACTTCAGCTTCTCCTCCGCGGTGGGGTTATTCAATTCCATCATCAATTTGGTGCTGCTCGTCAGCGTCAATGCCATTGCTCGCAGAGTTTCAGAAAACAGCTTGTGGTAG